The proteins below are encoded in one region of Clostridium pasteurianum DSM 525 = ATCC 6013:
- a CDS encoding winged helix-turn-helix transcriptional regulator, with protein sequence MEKYHMCPKFENAFELLGKRWTGLIIRTLLSGQKRFSDVAETIPNMSARMLTERFKELEKEGIIIRRVYPETPVRIEYELSEKGKELEPVMNEIQKWAEKWN encoded by the coding sequence ATGGAAAAATACCATATGTGCCCCAAATTTGAAAATGCTTTTGAATTATTAGGGAAAAGATGGACTGGACTAATTATAAGAACTCTACTGAGCGGACAGAAGAGATTTTCTGATGTAGCAGAAACTATTCCTAATATGAGTGCTCGAATGCTCACAGAAAGATTTAAGGAATTAGAAAAAGAGGGTATAATAATTAGAAGAGTTTATCCAGAAACTCCCGTTCGTATAGAATATGAGCTTTCAGAAAAGGGGAAAGAATTGGAACCTGTTATGAATGAAATTCAGAAATGGGCAGAAAAATGGAATTAA
- a CDS encoding nitroreductase family protein, which produces MWKNVFSGNKEKNFFDAVATRRTFYGISKESPVSDERIQEIIEHAVKHTPSSFNSQSARVVLFLGKNHDKLWDITKEALRKIVPPENFAETESKIDSFKNGYGTILFFEDNSVIEALQNQFALYKDNFPIWSQQSSGMHQYVIWTSLELEGLGASLQHYNELIEAEVKKEWGILDKWKLIAQMPFGKPTEGPGEKEYKPLGERIKVFK; this is translated from the coding sequence ATGTGGAAAAATGTTTTTAGTGGAAATAAAGAAAAAAATTTCTTTGATGCGGTAGCAACTAGGCGTACATTTTATGGAATAAGCAAAGAATCACCTGTTTCTGATGAAAGGATTCAAGAAATAATTGAGCATGCAGTAAAGCATACTCCATCTTCTTTTAATTCACAAAGTGCCAGAGTAGTTTTATTCCTTGGTAAGAATCATGATAAATTGTGGGACATTACAAAAGAAGCTTTAAGAAAAATTGTTCCACCAGAAAATTTTGCTGAAACTGAAAGTAAGATAGATTCTTTTAAAAATGGATATGGTACAATTTTATTCTTTGAAGATAATAGTGTAATTGAAGCACTTCAAAATCAGTTTGCATTATATAAGGATAATTTCCCTATCTGGTCTCAACAATCAAGTGGAATGCATCAATATGTTATTTGGACTTCTTTAGAGCTTGAAGGTCTTGGTGCATCACTTCAACACTATAATGAACTTATTGAAGCTGAAGTTAAAAAAGAGTGGGGTATACTGGATAAATGGAAGTTAATTGCACAAATGCCTTTTGGAAAGCCAACTGAGGGCCCTGGTGAAAAGGAATATAAACCATTAGGAGAACGTATTAAAGTATTTAAATAA
- the treR gene encoding trehalose operon repressor, with protein sequence MHKKYTYIYESIKNDIINGNYKSGEKLPSENDLCKIYNTSRGTVRRALDILSEEGLVNSVHGKGAFVLDNNQITFSFGSIVSFAEVSSINGNKFVTSVPIFEEVLIDKALHKKTCLTEGKEAYKLYRIRSLDNENIILDINYFLKDIVSNLTKKISKKSIYKYIEEDLNTKIGFAKRIIKIEAANSIDKKNLDMQSYDFVVVVKNFVYLNDGTQFEYTESRHRPDRFEFSDFARRR encoded by the coding sequence ATGCATAAAAAATATACATATATATACGAAAGTATAAAAAATGATATAATTAATGGAAATTACAAGTCAGGTGAAAAACTTCCTTCTGAAAATGATTTGTGTAAAATTTATAATACAAGTCGCGGTACAGTTAGAAGAGCTTTAGATATACTGTCAGAAGAAGGTCTGGTAAATAGTGTCCATGGTAAAGGAGCTTTTGTTTTAGATAACAATCAAATTACTTTTTCCTTTGGTAGTATTGTGAGTTTTGCGGAAGTTTCCAGTATAAATGGGAATAAATTTGTTACTTCTGTACCAATATTTGAGGAAGTATTAATAGATAAAGCTTTACACAAAAAAACTTGTTTAACAGAGGGAAAAGAAGCTTATAAATTATACCGTATCAGAAGTTTAGATAATGAAAATATTATTTTGGATATAAATTATTTTTTAAAAGATATTGTTTCAAATCTTACAAAAAAGATTTCAAAAAAGTCTATTTATAAATATATTGAAGAAGATTTAAATACTAAAATAGGCTTCGCTAAAAGAATTATAAAAATTGAAGCGGCCAATTCCATTGATAAAAAAAATCTAGATATGCAATCCTATGATTTTGTAGTAGTAGTAAAGAATTTTGTATATTTAAACGATGGAACTCAATTTGAATATACAGAATCAAGGCATCGTCCTGACCGTTTTGAATTTTCTGATTTTGCTAGGAGAAGGTAG
- the treC gene encoding alpha,alpha-phosphotrehalase, with protein MNKFWWKKSVVYQIYPKSFKDTTGNGTGDLQGIIEKLDYIKTLGVDVIWITPIYESPQHDNGYDISNYYKIDSRYGDMDTFENLLSEAHKRGLKIILDMVVNHTSTEHNWFKESCKSKDNPYRNFYIWKDGKDNMPPNNWQSKFGGSAWKYDETSGQYYLHLFDTTQADLNWENPELKNSIYDMMNFWLSKGVDGFRLDVINLLSKDQAFPDDTLNTPSEDGRKYYTDGPKIHKLLKGINKNVFSRYNNMLTVGEMSSTSIDNCVKYTNPDENELSMSFSFHHLKVDYPNGEKWSKAPFDFIKLKQILSDWQYGMIKGNGWNALFWCNHDQPRVVSRFGNDKEYHNESAKMLATTIHLLQGTPYIYQGEEIGMTNPDFDKIQDYRDVESINAYDILKAKGKSEKEIMDILKQKSRDNSRTPMQWNDSKNAGFTDGTPWINVSSNLSNINAENALKYKNSVFYHYKKLIELRKEYDIIAYGDFELILKNDPQIFAYIRRYKNEKLLVVNNFYAENTTFTLSKNINLEGKSQILISNYSDTQNNINEFVLRPYESVAFYIR; from the coding sequence ATGAACAAATTTTGGTGGAAAAAATCTGTTGTATATCAAATTTATCCAAAAAGTTTTAAGGATACAACAGGAAATGGAACAGGAGATTTACAGGGAATAATAGAGAAACTTGATTATATAAAAACTTTAGGAGTAGATGTTATATGGATAACCCCTATATATGAATCTCCTCAACATGATAATGGCTACGATATAAGTAATTATTATAAAATAGATTCTCGATATGGAGATATGGACACTTTTGAAAATTTATTGTCAGAGGCTCATAAAAGAGGACTAAAGATTATATTGGATATGGTAGTTAATCATACCTCTACAGAACATAATTGGTTTAAGGAATCCTGCAAATCCAAAGATAACCCATATAGAAATTTCTATATATGGAAAGATGGCAAGGACAATATGCCTCCTAACAACTGGCAGTCCAAATTTGGAGGTAGTGCCTGGAAGTACGACGAAACCTCAGGCCAATATTATCTACATCTTTTTGATACTACCCAAGCAGATTTAAATTGGGAAAACCCAGAACTTAAAAATAGCATATATGATATGATGAATTTCTGGTTAAGCAAAGGAGTAGATGGTTTTAGATTAGATGTAATTAATTTATTATCAAAAGATCAGGCTTTCCCTGATGATACTTTAAATACACCTTCAGAAGATGGTCGTAAGTACTATACGGATGGCCCTAAAATTCATAAACTATTAAAGGGAATTAACAAAAATGTATTTTCAAGATACAATAATATGTTAACCGTTGGTGAAATGTCTTCTACTTCTATAGACAACTGCGTTAAATATACAAATCCTGATGAGAACGAGTTAAGTATGAGTTTCAGCTTTCATCATCTAAAGGTAGATTATCCTAATGGAGAAAAGTGGTCCAAAGCTCCCTTTGATTTCATAAAACTTAAGCAGATACTCAGCGACTGGCAGTATGGTATGATTAAAGGTAATGGATGGAATGCACTATTTTGGTGTAATCATGATCAGCCAAGAGTAGTATCACGTTTTGGAAATGATAAGGAATATCATAATGAATCTGCTAAGATGCTAGCAACTACTATACATTTATTGCAAGGTACTCCTTATATATATCAAGGTGAAGAAATAGGAATGACTAATCCAGACTTTGACAAAATACAGGATTATAGAGATGTAGAATCTATAAATGCCTATGATATATTAAAAGCTAAAGGTAAGTCTGAGAAAGAAATTATGGATATACTTAAGCAAAAATCCAGAGATAATTCCAGAACTCCAATGCAATGGAATGACTCTAAGAACGCAGGCTTTACTGATGGAACCCCCTGGATAAATGTATCCTCAAATCTTTCAAATATAAATGCAGAAAATGCATTAAAATATAAAAATTCTGTTTTTTATCATTATAAAAAACTTATAGAATTAAGAAAAGAATATGATATAATTGCCTACGGAGATTTTGAGCTTATACTAAAAAATGATCCACAAATATTTGCATACATTAGACGTTATAAAAATGAAAAACTATTAGTAGTAAATAATTTTTATGCTGAAAATACAACTTTTACTCTTTCGAAAAATATAAATTTGGAAGGAAAATCACAAATATTAATATCTAATTATAGTGACACACAAAACAATATAAATGAATTTGTATTGCGTCCATACGAATCCGTAGCCTTCTATATAAGGTAA